Proteins encoded within one genomic window of Candidatus Pseudothioglobus singularis PS1:
- a CDS encoding CoA-acylating methylmalonate-semialdehyde dehydrogenase — protein sequence MSNHLLKHFINGEKVSGSSGRTLSVFNPATGKVTKTIEAASAKDTAKAIQVASDAFEEWSQVPPSKRAQIMFTYRELIIKHTDELAELVSQEHGKTFADAQGEVGRGLEIVEYCTAINNHLKSDFSADVSRGIDSHNLRQALGVCAGIVPFNFPAMVPMWMYPVAIACGNTFVLKLSEKVPSCGLRLTELMHEAGLPNGVLNTIVGDKEAVDEILTNPQVRAVSFVGSTGVGEYIYQEGSKNNKRVQALCGAKNHMIVMPDADLDQSSDAIIGAAYGSAGERCMAISVVVAVGDETADTLIESLTPKVKSLKIGSYNEPGVEMGPVVSKESQEKIVSYIDAGINAGADLKVDGRSETERDGFFVGGCLFDHVTSDMSIYTDEIFGPVLSVVRVSTYDEALKLVNDHEYGNGTAIFTRDGDTARHFTTNVKVGMVGVNIPIPVPVAMHSFGGWKRSLFGGSSIHGMEGVRFYTQLKTITSRWPSGIRKGAQFNFESGKDV from the coding sequence ATGTCTAATCATCTTTTAAAACATTTCATTAATGGAGAAAAAGTTTCAGGATCATCAGGTCGAACACTAAGTGTTTTTAATCCTGCCACTGGCAAAGTCACAAAAACCATTGAAGCTGCTAGCGCAAAAGATACTGCCAAGGCCATTCAAGTAGCCAGTGATGCCTTTGAAGAATGGAGTCAAGTTCCTCCCTCTAAACGGGCTCAAATCATGTTTACCTATCGCGAGCTTATTATTAAGCACACCGATGAGCTTGCAGAATTAGTTTCACAGGAACACGGAAAAACATTTGCAGATGCACAAGGTGAAGTGGGAAGAGGTCTTGAGATTGTGGAGTACTGCACGGCAATTAACAATCACCTAAAGTCTGACTTTAGTGCGGATGTCTCCAGAGGCATTGATAGCCATAATCTGCGTCAAGCGCTTGGGGTCTGTGCGGGTATTGTTCCGTTTAACTTCCCTGCGATGGTGCCGATGTGGATGTACCCAGTAGCGATTGCTTGCGGCAACACGTTCGTATTAAAGCTCTCAGAGAAAGTCCCGTCATGTGGGTTAAGACTGACCGAACTGATGCATGAAGCAGGACTACCTAATGGCGTATTAAATACAATCGTTGGCGATAAAGAAGCAGTCGATGAGATCCTAACCAACCCTCAAGTCAGAGCAGTGAGCTTTGTTGGCTCTACCGGTGTGGGCGAGTATATCTATCAAGAAGGATCAAAAAATAATAAACGCGTTCAGGCATTATGCGGCGCTAAAAATCACATGATAGTGATGCCCGATGCTGATTTAGATCAAAGTAGTGACGCAATCATCGGGGCAGCCTATGGCTCTGCAGGTGAGAGGTGTATGGCGATTTCTGTCGTTGTTGCTGTTGGTGATGAGACAGCAGACACCCTTATTGAGTCACTTACACCTAAAGTTAAGTCACTAAAAATTGGCTCTTACAATGAGCCTGGTGTTGAGATGGGTCCAGTGGTCTCTAAAGAAAGTCAGGAAAAAATTGTCTCCTATATTGATGCTGGAATAAATGCTGGTGCAGATCTTAAGGTTGATGGCAGGTCTGAGACTGAAAGAGATGGCTTCTTTGTTGGAGGGTGTCTTTTTGATCATGTCACCTCTGACATGTCAATCTACACTGATGAAATCTTTGGCCCAGTTCTCTCTGTTGTAAGAGTATCAACTTATGATGAAGCACTTAAGCTAGTCAATGACCATGAGTATGGTAACGGCACAGCGATATTTACAAGAGATGGTGATACGGCTCGTCACTTTACAACGAATGTCAAAGTAGGCATGGTTGGCGTTAACATACCCATCCCAGTTCCTGTTGCAATGCATAGTTTTGGCGGCTGGAAGAGATCCCTTTTTGGCGGTTCATCCATTCATGGGATGGAAGGCGTAAGGTTTTACACGCAACTTAAAACGATTACCTCGAGATGGCCATCTGGCATTAGAAAAGGTGCTCAGTTCAATTTTGAGAGCGGGAAAGACGTTTAA
- a CDS encoding sugar ABC transporter substrate-binding protein, whose product MLKINKYVSSLFLSVFVLFGTTVGSTAAMADGEKFVLISHAPDSDSWWNTIKNAIGIAGEQMGVDVDYRNPTTGDLADMARIVEQAAASNPDGIIVTIADYDVLKGPITSAIAKGIPVVTINSGTREQSEMLGALAHIGQPEYDAGFGAGKRAKAAGVTKFLCVNHFFTNPVSVDRCQGYADALGVDLGDQMIDSGQDPTEIKNKVMAHLRSHPDTDAILTLGPTSAHPTLSALDDMGRSGDMYFGTFDLSGEIAAAVKSGVISFAIDQQPYLQGYLPVVFLTNMSRYGVWPSGAINSGPGFITKSNISLVEKYAGVYR is encoded by the coding sequence ATGTTGAAAATTAATAAATATGTCTCAAGTCTATTTCTTTCAGTTTTTGTTCTTTTTGGAACGACTGTAGGAAGTACGGCTGCGATGGCAGATGGAGAAAAGTTTGTATTAATTAGCCATGCACCAGACTCTGATTCATGGTGGAATACAATTAAAAATGCAATTGGAATTGCCGGTGAACAAATGGGAGTCGATGTTGATTACCGTAACCCAACTACAGGAGATCTTGCTGATATGGCTCGTATCGTTGAGCAAGCTGCTGCAAGTAACCCTGACGGCATTATTGTTACGATTGCTGATTATGACGTCCTAAAAGGACCAATTACTTCAGCTATAGCAAAAGGAATCCCAGTTGTAACAATTAACTCTGGTACTCGTGAGCAATCTGAAATGCTAGGTGCTTTAGCACACATTGGTCAGCCTGAGTATGATGCTGGTTTTGGTGCTGGTAAGAGAGCAAAAGCTGCTGGAGTAACTAAGTTTTTATGTGTAAATCACTTCTTCACAAACCCGGTATCAGTTGATCGTTGCCAGGGATATGCAGATGCACTTGGTGTAGATCTAGGCGATCAAATGATTGATTCAGGCCAAGATCCAACTGAAATTAAAAACAAGGTCATGGCTCATCTTAGATCACACCCTGATACAGATGCAATTCTTACTTTAGGTCCAACTTCTGCTCATCCAACGCTTTCAGCTCTTGATGATATGGGGCGTTCGGGAGATATGTACTTTGGAACTTTTGATCTGTCAGGTGAAATTGCCGCTGCTGTTAAATCAGGCGTTATTTCTTTCGCGATTGATCAACAGCCGTACCTCCAAGGTTACCTTCCAGTTGTTTTCTTGACTAACATGTCAAGATATGGAGTATGGCCTTCTGGTGCAATTAACTCTGGTCCTGGATTTATCACTAAGAGTAACATTAGCTTAGTTGAAAAATATGCAGGCGTTTACCGTTAA
- a CDS encoding ABC transporter permease, whose translation MSTTEKKISSLRSKFSVALLRPDLGAIVGVVLVFLFFFLVARDTGMFSLEGSMNWGIVSSQFIIIAVGACLLMIAGEFDLSVGSMIGFAGIVIAVTSVVWGWPVWLSIITAFVVSMAIGALIGYITVKTNLPSFIVSLAFLYILRGMTIFIAIISTKKTIIGGVTEVAENDWLAPIFGGEIFTGVFDWLAEQGIIQTFVAGTKAGQPVVSGIPMMMVWAIGLVIFAHFLLTKTRFGNWIYASGGDAQAARHIGVPVNRVKILMFVFTAFCATVFATTQVIEFGSASADRGILKEFEAIISVVIGGALLTGGYGSVIGAALGAVIFGVVQQGLFFIGVESSLFRVFLGVLLLLAVILNTHVRKLITGAK comes from the coding sequence ATGTCTACAACTGAAAAAAAAATTTCATCATTGCGTTCCAAATTTAGTGTCGCATTACTTCGTCCTGACTTAGGAGCCATTGTTGGCGTTGTATTAGTTTTTCTATTCTTCTTTTTAGTAGCACGAGATACTGGCATGTTCTCATTAGAGGGTTCTATGAATTGGGGAATCGTGTCTTCACAGTTTATTATTATTGCTGTTGGCGCTTGCCTTCTCATGATAGCTGGAGAATTTGATCTATCAGTTGGATCAATGATCGGTTTTGCCGGAATTGTTATAGCAGTGACCTCAGTAGTTTGGGGTTGGCCAGTATGGCTCAGTATCATTACAGCGTTCGTTGTTTCGATGGCTATAGGCGCATTAATTGGCTACATTACAGTCAAAACAAATTTACCTTCTTTTATTGTGAGTCTTGCATTTTTATATATCCTGCGAGGCATGACAATCTTTATTGCAATCATAAGTACGAAAAAAACCATTATTGGTGGAGTTACAGAGGTAGCTGAAAATGACTGGTTAGCGCCAATTTTTGGTGGCGAGATATTTACAGGCGTATTTGACTGGCTTGCTGAGCAAGGCATCATTCAAACCTTTGTCGCTGGTACAAAGGCTGGTCAGCCAGTTGTATCAGGCATCCCAATGATGATGGTTTGGGCTATAGGACTCGTTATTTTTGCACATTTTTTATTAACAAAGACGCGTTTTGGTAACTGGATCTATGCCTCAGGCGGTGATGCGCAAGCTGCTCGTCACATCGGAGTTCCAGTTAATAGAGTTAAAATATTGATGTTTGTTTTTACTGCCTTTTGTGCGACTGTATTTGCAACTACTCAGGTAATTGAGTTTGGTTCAGCTTCAGCGGATAGAGGAATTCTTAAAGAGTTTGAGGCGATCATTTCAGTTGTTATAGGTGGCGCTTTATTAACGGGTGGTTACGGCTCAGTTATTGGAGCTGCTCTAGGTGCAGTTATATTTGGAGTGGTTCAACAAGGCTTATTCTTTATTGGAGTAGAGAGTTCTTTGTTTAGAGTGTTCTTAGGCGTTCTTCTATTGTTAGCAGTGATCCTTAATACACATGTTCGTAAATTAATTACAGGAGCAAAATGA
- a CDS encoding ATP-binding cassette domain-containing protein codes for MSDLPLMELKDIHKSFGNVDALKGVSISIKAGECHCLLGDNGAGKSTFIKIMSGVHQPTSGQISINGQDTEINNPREAIDVGIATVYQDLALIPLMSVSRNFWLGRELTKKVGPITVMDFEKCNSILMTEMDKMGIQLRDPTQSIGTLSGGERQTVAIARAVLFGAKILILDEPTSALGVYQTSNVLKTIERVREKGVAVIFISHNVSHALAVGDKFTVLSRGETLGTAKAGEIDFQELQAMMSGNKELSVLKK; via the coding sequence ATGAGTGACTTACCGTTAATGGAACTTAAAGATATCCATAAGAGCTTCGGAAATGTAGATGCTCTTAAAGGTGTTTCAATCTCTATTAAAGCTGGAGAATGTCATTGTTTGCTGGGTGATAACGGAGCAGGTAAATCGACATTTATTAAAATCATGTCTGGTGTGCATCAGCCAACAAGTGGACAGATAAGTATTAATGGACAAGATACTGAAATAAATAACCCTCGCGAAGCAATTGATGTTGGAATTGCTACAGTTTATCAAGACTTAGCCTTAATTCCTTTGATGTCAGTGTCTCGTAATTTTTGGCTCGGAAGAGAATTGACAAAAAAAGTGGGCCCAATCACTGTCATGGATTTTGAGAAATGCAACTCAATTTTGATGACTGAAATGGACAAAATGGGAATTCAATTGCGTGATCCCACTCAATCAATTGGGACTCTGTCTGGTGGCGAAAGGCAAACGGTTGCTATCGCCCGTGCTGTGCTGTTTGGCGCCAAAATACTGATACTTGATGAGCCAACTTCAGCACTGGGAGTTTATCAAACCTCAAATGTGCTAAAAACTATTGAAAGGGTTCGAGAAAAAGGTGTTGCAGTAATCTTTATTTCTCATAATGTTTCCCATGCTTTAGCAGTGGGGGATAAGTTTACGGTTTTATCTCGAGGTGAGACGCTAGGTACTGCGAAAGCAGGTGAAATTGATTTCCAAGAATTACAAGCCATGATGTCTGGTAATAAAGAATTATCAGTATTAAAAAAATAG
- the iolG gene encoding inositol 2-dehydrogenase, whose product MKICLIGAGRIGAVHAIAIASDENANLHSVVDFHQESAEKLANKYNAITLSMDEAFENNEIDAFIIASSTSTHADLIEKCAKVGKPVFCEKPIDLSLDRALSCAKAVEESGIVCMLGFNRRFDPHMASLKSQVDANAIGSVQSLVITSHDPEPPSMEYIAGSGGLFLDMMIHDFDMACWILDDSPSSIYVAANAVNDAIAGQGDVDTASVIMNMKKGAIVTIMNGRQASFGYDQRVEAFGETGMLQVKNALEDNVVLSNSSGIRQAKNQHFFLERYGKAFHNELVHFMDSFQSGVQPSVNISDGVLALKIAEAAKESLLSGNSINL is encoded by the coding sequence ATGAAAATATGTCTAATCGGCGCAGGTCGCATAGGAGCAGTTCATGCTATCGCGATAGCCAGTGACGAAAATGCTAATCTCCACTCTGTTGTCGATTTTCATCAAGAGTCCGCTGAGAAGCTTGCGAATAAATACAATGCCATCACTCTTTCAATGGATGAGGCATTTGAAAACAATGAAATAGACGCCTTTATTATTGCTAGTAGTACCTCTACTCATGCCGATCTTATTGAAAAATGTGCCAAGGTAGGTAAACCAGTTTTTTGTGAAAAGCCTATAGATTTGAGCCTTGATAGGGCACTATCATGCGCTAAGGCAGTTGAAGAGAGTGGCATCGTATGTATGCTAGGGTTTAATAGACGTTTTGATCCTCATATGGCAAGTTTGAAAAGCCAAGTTGATGCAAATGCAATTGGTTCAGTTCAGTCTTTAGTGATAACCTCTCATGACCCTGAGCCACCTTCGATGGAGTATATCGCAGGTTCTGGCGGTTTATTTCTCGACATGATGATTCACGATTTTGACATGGCTTGTTGGATTTTAGATGATTCACCCAGCAGTATTTATGTTGCAGCAAATGCTGTAAATGATGCTATTGCAGGCCAGGGTGATGTGGATACAGCAAGTGTAATCATGAATATGAAAAAGGGTGCAATTGTTACGATTATGAATGGTAGACAGGCTTCCTTTGGATATGATCAAAGAGTTGAAGCTTTTGGTGAGACAGGCATGTTACAAGTAAAAAATGCCCTTGAGGATAACGTTGTTTTAAGTAATTCATCTGGAATTAGGCAGGCTAAAAACCAACACTTTTTTTTAGAAAGGTATGGAAAAGCGTTCCACAACGAACTTGTGCATTTTATGGATTCTTTTCAGTCAGGCGTTCAACCAAGTGTGAACATTTCAGATGGAGTTCTTGCTCTAAAAATTGCAGAAGCCGCCAAAGAGTCACTGCTAAGTGGAAATTCAATTAACTTATAA
- a CDS encoding MurR/RpiR family transcriptional regulator produces MPPENINDLNSLLQESYPELSKKMKLIAFYIIDQPQNLAINTLAVIASEIGVYPSTLVRFAKHFGFSGFAELQDLFKVKISQSAINYRQRITDVKKVTENNVVPDSSNIFNEITRRNIAATELLSENIDREVIEESVQALCNANEVILCGTNRAQPVANYFYYMLNNLGIRCRIANNTNEVENLSSWLDDKTVFIAITYNPYNNLTTEAVKEAKQANAKVILLTDTELNPIAHLADFLFSIHEAEIHTFRSLGATMCLVQAICISIGYHQQGN; encoded by the coding sequence ATGCCACCAGAAAATATTAATGATTTGAATAGCTTGCTTCAAGAAAGTTATCCAGAACTAAGCAAAAAAATGAAGTTAATTGCTTTTTATATCATTGACCAGCCCCAAAACCTTGCCATAAATACGTTAGCAGTTATTGCATCAGAGATTGGCGTTTATCCTTCAACTTTAGTTCGTTTTGCTAAACACTTTGGTTTTAGCGGTTTTGCTGAATTACAGGATCTATTTAAAGTCAAAATCTCACAATCTGCCATCAATTATCGGCAACGTATTACTGATGTTAAGAAAGTCACTGAGAACAATGTTGTGCCCGACAGCTCAAATATATTTAATGAAATCACTAGGCGAAATATTGCTGCGACTGAGCTGCTTTCTGAAAATATTGATAGAGAAGTAATTGAGGAATCGGTTCAAGCTTTATGTAATGCTAATGAAGTGATTCTTTGCGGAACAAACAGAGCTCAGCCTGTAGCCAATTATTTTTACTACATGTTAAATAATCTTGGAATTAGGTGCCGTATTGCAAATAATACCAATGAAGTTGAGAACTTATCAAGCTGGCTTGATGATAAAACAGTATTTATTGCTATTACCTATAATCCCTACAATAATCTAACAACTGAAGCTGTTAAGGAAGCAAAGCAAGCTAATGCAAAGGTAATTTTGCTTACAGATACAGAACTCAATCCAATAGCTCATTTGGCAGATTTTTTATTTAGTATTCATGAGGCTGAAATCCATACTTTCAGGTCACTAGGCGCAACGATGTGTCTCGTTCAGGCTATATGTATTTCTATTGGATACCATCAACAAGGAAACTAA
- the iolB gene encoding 5-deoxy-glucuronate isomerase — translation MSLLSRPKHIKDSCYQKITPKSANWDYVGFEAHDLNEMEILDWKDQKNESCLVILSGLANIIVDDEEFLNIGERMSVFDDLNPHAIYVPNNKQIKVTALTKLELAIAVAPGFGNFPARHIKPDDMDSEVRGEGSNTRFICNILPEKEKADSLLVVEVKTPSGNWSSYPPHKHDSDNIPVETYLEETYYHRINPPQGFAFQRVYTDDLSIDETMAVEDKCVVLVPKGYHPVGVPHGYDSYYLNVMAGPKRQWIFKNHPDHEWMLNK, via the coding sequence ATGTCATTATTAAGTCGACCAAAACATATTAAAGATAGTTGTTATCAAAAAATTACACCAAAATCAGCAAATTGGGATTATGTTGGTTTTGAGGCTCATGACCTAAATGAGATGGAGATTCTTGATTGGAAGGATCAGAAAAATGAATCATGCTTGGTCATTCTGTCTGGACTGGCAAACATCATTGTTGATGATGAAGAGTTCTTGAACATTGGCGAGAGAATGAGCGTTTTTGATGACTTAAACCCTCATGCTATATATGTTCCTAACAACAAACAAATTAAAGTCACCGCTTTAACTAAATTGGAATTAGCAATAGCAGTTGCACCTGGATTTGGTAATTTTCCAGCTCGACATATTAAGCCTGATGACATGGATAGTGAGGTTCGTGGTGAGGGAAGCAACACTAGATTTATATGTAACATACTTCCTGAGAAAGAAAAGGCTGACAGTCTTCTTGTTGTTGAGGTCAAAACCCCTTCAGGAAATTGGTCAAGCTATCCACCTCACAAACATGATTCAGATAACATTCCAGTCGAAACATATCTAGAAGAAACATACTATCATCGGATTAACCCACCCCAAGGGTTTGCTTTCCAGAGGGTTTATACAGATGACCTTTCAATTGATGAAACGATGGCAGTTGAAGATAAGTGTGTTGTTCTTGTTCCAAAAGGCTACCATCCAGTTGGGGTTCCTCATGGATATGATTCATATTATTTGAATGTCATGGCAGGTCCTAAAAGACAATGGATTTTTAAAAACCATCCTGATCATGAATGGATGCTAAATAAATAA
- a CDS encoding bifunctional 5-dehydro-2-deoxygluconokinase/5-dehydro-2-deoxyphosphogluconate aldolase yields MKSIDIICLGRAAVDFYGQQIGSSLENMGSFAKYLGGSSANIAYGCSKLGLSSAMLTRVGNEHMGRFVRNELESVGVDTSHVITDRERLTGLVVLGIQDKETFPLIFYRKDCADMAISEDDFTKEFIASSRALLITGTHFSSDKTYKTSMKAIEYAKESDTQVIVDIDYRPVLWGLTELGDGESRFVASNDVSLHLQTILPYCDVIVGTEEEIHIAGGSEDTIAALSKIRELSNSIIVLKLGPLGCTVITSDIPNSINDFNVVKGNPVDILNVLGAGDAFMSGFLRGYLRGESLEKSANYANASGALVVSRHGCAPAIPGENELLYYIENAANIPDPTSDITLNHLHRVSFRSKEEQEIFGFAFDHRKQLADLAEIYGEGLSRITELKKLFIRSVENTIEKLNIPEKNIGVLIDDTYGEDALNSIAEKAWWIGRPVELPGSRPLKFEGQQSIGSKLQSWPLSHVVKCLFYYHPDDSDELKIKQEQKVKELYFACIQSGHQLLLEVIPPSEYEMDEEIIPTVLKQFYDLEIKPDWWKLPALKDKSWVQVSDVINSYDSHCQGVLLLGLSAPIDTVRESFSVAAKYNICKGFTVGRTIFYEPAKLWMQHKISDQELVDFVSTNYNELIQSWKKYKEEI; encoded by the coding sequence ATGAAATCAATTGACATTATTTGTTTAGGGAGAGCTGCTGTTGATTTTTACGGTCAACAGATTGGATCCTCATTAGAAAATATGGGGAGTTTTGCCAAATATCTGGGCGGCTCTTCTGCAAACATTGCTTATGGCTGCTCTAAACTGGGCTTAAGTTCAGCAATGCTTACTCGAGTGGGTAATGAGCATATGGGTCGTTTTGTGCGCAACGAACTTGAAAGTGTTGGCGTAGATACGTCCCATGTCATTACAGATAGAGAGCGATTAACTGGATTAGTTGTCCTTGGCATTCAAGACAAAGAAACTTTCCCACTAATTTTCTATCGTAAAGACTGTGCTGATATGGCTATCAGTGAAGATGACTTTACAAAAGAGTTTATTGCGAGCAGTAGAGCATTACTCATTACAGGAACTCACTTTTCATCTGATAAAACTTATAAAACAAGCATGAAAGCAATCGAGTATGCAAAAGAATCTGATACCCAGGTCATTGTTGATATTGATTATCGACCTGTTCTTTGGGGGCTTACTGAATTGGGAGATGGAGAGTCTCGATTTGTTGCGAGTAATGATGTCAGTCTCCATTTACAAACGATTCTTCCATATTGTGATGTGATTGTTGGAACTGAAGAAGAGATTCACATTGCTGGAGGTAGTGAAGATACCATTGCTGCATTGAGCAAGATACGTGAGCTTAGTAATTCAATTATTGTTCTTAAACTTGGCCCATTGGGATGTACTGTTATAACTAGTGACATTCCAAATAGCATCAATGATTTCAATGTTGTCAAAGGGAACCCTGTCGATATTCTTAATGTTTTGGGTGCGGGTGATGCATTCATGTCAGGCTTTTTACGAGGATATCTTCGAGGTGAGAGTCTCGAAAAGAGTGCTAATTATGCTAACGCGTCTGGCGCATTAGTTGTGTCACGTCACGGCTGCGCTCCAGCAATTCCTGGAGAAAATGAGTTACTTTACTACATTGAAAATGCAGCCAATATTCCAGACCCAACATCAGACATAACCTTAAATCATCTCCACAGAGTGAGTTTTAGAAGCAAAGAAGAGCAAGAAATTTTTGGATTTGCTTTTGATCATCGAAAACAACTTGCTGATCTTGCAGAAATTTATGGAGAGGGTTTAAGCAGAATTACAGAACTTAAAAAACTATTTATTAGATCAGTTGAAAACACTATAGAAAAATTAAATATTCCAGAAAAAAATATTGGTGTATTAATTGACGATACTTATGGTGAAGATGCCCTGAATTCAATTGCTGAAAAAGCATGGTGGATTGGAAGACCTGTAGAGCTGCCAGGATCACGACCTTTAAAGTTTGAAGGCCAGCAGTCTATTGGCTCAAAGTTGCAGTCATGGCCTCTATCACACGTTGTTAAGTGCTTATTTTATTACCACCCAGATGACTCAGATGAGCTCAAAATTAAGCAAGAACAAAAAGTTAAAGAGCTCTATTTTGCTTGTATTCAAAGTGGACATCAATTGTTACTTGAGGTTATTCCTCCTTCAGAATACGAAATGGATGAAGAAATAATTCCAACTGTTTTAAAGCAATTTTATGACCTAGAAATTAAGCCTGACTGGTGGAAATTGCCAGCTCTTAAGGATAAATCTTGGGTTCAGGTAAGTGATGTTATAAATTCATATGATTCTCATTGCCAAGGTGTATTATTATTAGGTCTCTCTGCGCCAATCGATACTGTTAGAGAATCATTTAGTGTGGCGGCAAAATATAATATTTGTAAGGGCTTTACAGTGGGCCGAACTATTTTTTATGAGCCAGCTAAGCTTTGGATGCAACATAAAATAAGTGATCAAGAGTTAGTTGATTTTGTTTCAACTAATTACAATGAATTGATTCAATCTTGGAAAAAATATAAAGAGGAAATATAA
- the iolD gene encoding 3D-(3,5/4)-trihydroxycyclohexane-1,2-dione acylhydrolase (decyclizing), whose translation MKTIRLTMTQAIVKYLSSQFIETEEGIQPIFAGVFAIFGHGNVAGIGQALNECQDKLPTYRGHSEQGMVHSAIAYAKANNRQRMMACTSSIGPGATNMVTAAALAHVNRLPVLLLPGDYFASRTPDPVLQQLEDFSDPTVSVNDCFRPVSRYFDRIMRPEQIINSLPVAIQTLLDPENCGPVTLSLPQDVQAEAFDYPEAFFKKRTHKIRKIKVDDDELNRAVDILKNSKKPLIIAGGGVHYAKACDVLKAFSKKYQIPVAETSAGKGAVTWDHPGYVGAIGVTGSSAANNLAREADTVLAIGTRLNDFISGSRALFSDKTLIQLNVARFDTIKHNAFSLWGDAKLGISNLDECLNEWKVSDNWFKEAEAEASNWNNYYDDITAINSSSAAEGSLPTDAQVLGEVKRNGEASDIVVCAAGSLPGELHKLWRTEQTGGYHSEYGFSCMGYEIAGGLGVKMAEPDREVIVLVGDGSYLMLNSELATSIMLGHKIIAVILDNRGFSCINRLQNATGNTSFNNLLKDCKSIDDGHPEINFAMHAQSLGANSEHVENIDELAAALNRARSSTKSYVISLVTDSHKISPEGGCWWEVAVPEVSSNEKSEQILSSYKESKTKQPY comes from the coding sequence ATGAAAACTATTAGACTAACAATGACTCAGGCTATAGTTAAATACTTATCGTCCCAATTTATTGAAACAGAGGAAGGTATTCAGCCAATATTTGCCGGTGTGTTTGCTATTTTTGGGCATGGAAATGTAGCAGGAATTGGGCAAGCCCTTAATGAATGTCAAGACAAGCTGCCAACATATCGAGGACATAGTGAGCAAGGTATGGTCCATTCTGCAATTGCCTATGCTAAGGCTAATAACCGTCAAAGAATGATGGCGTGTACAAGCTCAATCGGCCCTGGGGCAACTAACATGGTTACAGCAGCTGCACTCGCTCACGTTAATCGATTGCCTGTTTTACTTTTGCCAGGAGATTACTTTGCAAGTAGAACGCCAGACCCTGTCCTTCAGCAGTTAGAAGATTTTTCTGACCCCACAGTAAGCGTGAATGACTGTTTTAGGCCAGTCAGCAGATACTTTGACCGAATCATGAGGCCTGAGCAAATAATTAACAGCCTACCTGTTGCAATTCAAACATTACTAGATCCTGAAAATTGTGGCCCAGTTACACTCTCATTGCCTCAAGATGTTCAGGCAGAAGCGTTTGACTATCCTGAAGCTTTTTTCAAAAAGCGAACACATAAGATTCGCAAGATAAAAGTTGATGATGATGAGTTAAATCGTGCAGTTGACATTTTAAAAAACTCAAAAAAGCCTCTAATCATTGCTGGTGGTGGAGTTCATTATGCTAAAGCTTGTGATGTGCTCAAAGCATTTTCTAAAAAATATCAAATTCCAGTTGCAGAGACATCTGCAGGGAAAGGCGCAGTGACATGGGACCACCCAGGTTATGTTGGTGCAATTGGTGTGACTGGATCAAGTGCAGCTAATAATTTAGCAAGAGAAGCCGATACGGTCTTAGCTATAGGCACAAGACTCAATGATTTTATATCGGGTTCAAGGGCGTTATTTTCTGATAAAACACTTATACAACTTAATGTTGCTAGATTTGATACGATCAAGCACAATGCTTTTTCTTTGTGGGGGGATGCAAAGTTAGGAATCAGTAATTTAGATGAATGTCTTAATGAATGGAAGGTGTCTGACAACTGGTTTAAAGAAGCAGAAGCAGAAGCCTCAAATTGGAATAACTATTATGATGACATTACAGCAATTAATAGCTCTTCCGCTGCCGAGGGCAGTTTACCAACAGATGCACAAGTACTTGGCGAAGTTAAGCGAAATGGTGAAGCAAGTGACATTGTGGTTTGTGCGGCTGGGAGTTTGCCTGGAGAGCTTCACAAGCTTTGGAGAACTGAACAAACTGGAGGGTACCACTCTGAATACGGATTTTCCTGTATGGGGTATGAGATAGCTGGAGGACTGGGCGTAAAAATGGCAGAGCCAGATCGTGAAGTCATTGTACTTGTGGGTGATGGATCATATTTAATGCTTAATTCAGAGCTAGCAACCAGCATCATGTTGGGCCACAAAATTATTGCTGTCATCCTTGATAATAGAGGTTTTTCATGTATCAATCGACTGCAAAATGCAACTGGAAATACCTCATTTAATAATTTATTGAAGGATTGTAAGAGTATCGATGATGGGCATCCAGAAATTAATTTTGCAATGCATGCACAGTCTCTCGGAGCAAACTCAGAGCATGTTGAAAATATTGATGAATTAGCTGCTGCACTTAATCGCGCTAGATCATCAACTAAATCTTATGTTATTAGTTTGGTTACTGACTCTCATAAAATTAGTCCTGAGGGCGGATGTTGGTGGGAAGTAGCTGTACCTGAGGTATCTTCAAATGAAAAAAGTGAACAAATTCTTAGTTCATATAAGGAATCTAAAACAAAACAGCCATACTAG